A genome region from Stenotrophomonas maltophilia includes the following:
- a CDS encoding MFS transporter, which translates to MNRPAKPQLSFWQIWNMCFGFLGIQFGFALQNANASRIFETLGADIEAVPGLWIAAPLTGLLVQPVIGYLSDRTWTRWGRRRPFFMIGAVLTTLALLVMPNSPTLWIAAGTLWVLDASINVSMEPFRAFVGDQLAPRQRPTGYAMQSFFIGVGAIVASFLPFILAHFGVANTAAAGEVPDTVRYAFYFGAVVLLAAITWTVVSTREYSPAQLAAFDDAEPPSHHAARAVSGPAPWTQVALWLGLGVLLALLIAWRQGDRMLYVLAGLCAGYGLLLAVARALPGTHMLAAIVGDLRAMPVTMRRLAWVQFFSWFALFAMWIYTTAAVAGVHFGSADPKTAAYNEGANWVGVLFGAYNGFAALAAVLIPPMVRAIGLRWSHLVNLWLGGAGLVSLMFIRDPHWLLLSMVGVGFAWASILSLPYALLSDSVPASKMGVYMGIFNFFIVIPQLVAASALGFALRAWLGGQPMHVLVLGGCSLFVAGLCVLRVPSRPEVV; encoded by the coding sequence ATGAATCGTCCCGCCAAACCGCAGCTGTCGTTCTGGCAGATCTGGAACATGTGTTTCGGCTTCCTTGGCATCCAGTTCGGTTTCGCGCTGCAGAATGCCAATGCCAGCCGCATCTTCGAGACGCTGGGCGCGGACATCGAGGCGGTGCCCGGGCTGTGGATCGCCGCACCGCTGACCGGCCTGCTGGTGCAGCCGGTGATCGGCTACCTGTCCGACCGCACGTGGACGCGCTGGGGCCGCCGCCGTCCGTTCTTCATGATCGGTGCGGTGCTGACCACGCTTGCCCTGCTGGTGATGCCGAACTCGCCGACGCTGTGGATCGCCGCCGGCACGCTGTGGGTGCTCGACGCTTCGATCAACGTGTCGATGGAACCGTTCCGAGCCTTCGTGGGCGACCAGCTGGCACCGCGGCAGCGGCCCACCGGCTATGCGATGCAGAGCTTCTTCATCGGCGTGGGCGCGATTGTCGCCAGCTTCCTGCCGTTCATCCTTGCCCACTTCGGCGTGGCCAATACGGCTGCCGCCGGTGAAGTGCCGGACACCGTGCGCTATGCGTTCTACTTCGGCGCGGTGGTGCTGCTGGCGGCGATCACCTGGACGGTGGTCAGTACCCGCGAGTATTCGCCGGCACAGCTGGCTGCATTCGATGATGCCGAGCCACCTTCGCACCATGCCGCGCGCGCTGTCAGCGGACCGGCACCGTGGACGCAGGTGGCGCTGTGGCTGGGGCTGGGCGTGCTGCTGGCCCTGCTGATCGCCTGGCGCCAGGGTGACAGGATGCTGTACGTGCTGGCGGGACTGTGTGCAGGCTACGGCCTGCTGCTGGCCGTGGCCCGCGCGCTGCCTGGCACGCATATGCTGGCCGCCATCGTCGGCGACCTGCGAGCGATGCCGGTGACCATGCGGCGGCTGGCCTGGGTGCAGTTCTTCTCGTGGTTCGCGCTGTTCGCAATGTGGATCTACACCACCGCGGCGGTGGCTGGTGTCCACTTCGGTTCGGCCGACCCGAAGACGGCGGCCTACAACGAGGGCGCCAACTGGGTGGGCGTACTGTTCGGCGCCTACAACGGCTTCGCTGCGCTGGCTGCGGTACTGATTCCACCGATGGTGCGTGCCATCGGCCTGCGCTGGAGCCACCTGGTCAACCTGTGGTTGGGTGGCGCCGGTCTGGTGTCGCTGATGTTCATCCGCGACCCGCACTGGCTGTTGCTGTCGATGGTCGGCGTCGGCTTCGCCTGGGCGTCGATCCTGTCGCTGCCGTATGCGCTGCTGTCCGACAGCGTGCCGGCGTCGAAGATGGGCGTGTACATGGGCATCTTCAATTTCTTCATCGTGATCCCGCAGCTGGTCGCGGCCAGCGCGCTCGGCTTTGCGCTGCGCGCGTGGCTGGGTGGCCAGCCGATGCATGTGCTGGTACTGGGCGGCTGCAGCCTGTTCGTCGCCGGCCTGTGCGTGCTGCGGGTTCCGTCCCGTCCGGAGGTGGTGTGA